TATTTGGTTCCAGAGGGCAGCTCGTGGGATGAGCAGAGCGGTGAAGTTTCGGCACTTCTTCCTCATTAAGGAGGGAAAAGGAGTGTATTTCTTTCATGCAAGCCATGCCAGTCATAAATTGggacattttaatgttatttttaaagagataataataataataataataataataataataataataataataataataatacattttatttataatcctTGATGTAACCAGAGCATGAACAAGCACTTCAGTAGATAGTTGGATCAAATGTTTTTGAgttgacacattttttttatcaaaggaGCACGTGTTTCTGACATGAATGTCAATGTTATCCAACCTGTTTAAGTTTCCATTGGTGTTTGATAATGATGTCTGTTCTTTTAATCAGTGGAGCAAAACCTATGGGTCTGTGATGACGGTGCGCCTCGGGCCTCAGAGAATGGTGGTTCTGGTGGGCTATGAAACAGTGAAAGAGGCTCTGGTGGACCAGGCTGAAGACTTTGCACCCAGAGCCCCCATTCCCTTTATAAACAAAGTTGTGAAGGGCTACGGTATgagatttgtttgtttactttgtttaaaGAACAGAAACTATCAATTCAATGTATTCTAGCTAAAGTATTTCTTTGTAGGTCTGGTCATCAGCAATGGAGAACGCTGGCGTCAACTGAGGCGGTTCACTCTCACCACACTGAGGGATTTTGGAATGGGACGCAAACGAATGGAGCAGTGGATCCAAGAAGAGAGCAGATACTTGGTCAAGTGTTTTGAAGAAACCAAATGTGAGGGATTAGCGTATATGATATTTACATGAGTTCAATATTAGAGCTGTGTTTTGCACTCAGACTGTCAGAGATGTATGATAACATTAGGGGTTTTCTTCTTCAGCCAAACCAGTTGCTCCAACATTCTTCTTTAGTCGGACTGTGTCCAACGTCATCTGCTGTCTGGTGTTTGGGCAGCGCTTTGAATATGAAGACAAAAACTTCCTGCAATTGCTTCAGATCATTTCCAAACTTGTGCGATTTTTAAGCAGCCCTTGGGGACAGGTAAGACCGTGCAATTGTTTGTAACTTGTATGCTTTCAACACCTTAGCCTTCAGTATTAAACAATATAGACAAAGACTTGGCCGAGCTACTTGACATTTGTAAATCTATCCAACAGTGTGGCAGTTACAGGACCATTCTGTGCACCAGTGTTTCTCTAACATCTCCATCACTGTACATTGCACTCCCTTATCTAACAAGCCTGGCTGAGCTCAACACAAAGAGAGTCAAAAGAGGAGCTACAGCCTAGAGTGTAAATAATGGTTCAGAAATGTCATTACCTTGCCTGTGTTCTGATTTTTAACAGCTGTACAACATCTTCCCTCGAGTAATGGAACAATTCTCTAGTAAACATCACGCCATCTTGAAAGACATAGAAAACATCCGGACCTTCATTAGGAACAAAGTTAACGAACATGAACGGAGATTAGACTTCAGTGACCCAAGCGATTTTATTGACTGCTTCCTTATCAGACTCACTCAGGTATCTAATTGTCTTAGTGCTGTGCTTTCATGTCTTCTGCAgcatataaaacatgtttaaacctATTCATCATACATACTATAACCTACAATTCCGTTCTGACTTTGTTGTCTACTATAACAGGAAAAAGACAACCTTGACACAGAATTTCACAAAGATAACTTGATGGCGACAGTTCTTAATCTGTTCCTAGCTGGTACAGAGACCACCAGCACAACTTTGAGATATGCCCTGATGCTATTGATCAAATACCCCCAAATACAGGGTAAGACATTTTAAAGGCATATTTACACCAAGcaaagtaacacaacaacttaTTGCACAGTATCACATTCTGCATTTAGATTTTAGGTGCAGAGGCTGAGGCTAGGGGTTTAGTAACTACTAGCAAGTTTGTACCTTTGTACAATGGTTGACCTTTTTGGTTTTAACCACAGTTCCCTGAGAAGGAacaaaactcagaattgtgacagTTTTTTTAATGCCTCTACAAGATTTCAAGTCAGTCCTTTGGTGTCGCAGGACATCAAGATGTTGCACAAAACTTTAGAAGCTGCTTTAGAAGAACAGCAGTACAGTAAGCTGCTTTGACCACTAGGTCGACCTTTAAGAGTGAAGGGGGATAACTGCCTGCCTGAGATAGAAGGTTCCTCCTGAAGAGAATCAGCAAGGAAGAACCATAAAGCAGAGACAGTAGGTCCGAGAACCATACTTGTGTTGATCAGAACAGCAGATGATCCCAGTCTCCCGAAATCCCAAGAGCAGAAAAACGGGGGAAAAGGTGCACAGTGACCACACCTCTAGCAGGGTGATGACATAAAACAGATGAGCGTTAGAAGTATCTTGACACAAATGTCTGTAAATACTCAAATTAAATGTACAGTTGTATTTTCTAACTCGTGAAAGTTACTCTTGCATTAGTTGAAGATAAATTGCAACTTATCATCCCTTTATGTCACATATTTGTTCATTATCAGCTTACTGGAGAAGTCTATCAAACTGACATTTATACTAACCAAGCACAGTTCACAGACCAGTCCTCTTTTCTGTGAGGTAAAGGTCTCATTATGCAATAAAAAACCTCCAAAAGATTCTTGAAAATATTGACAAATGTACCATTTTAGGTAGAGCCTGCATTTAATACAAATGCTAAAAGTATATTCTTTGCTTTCTTTacaattattctattttttattatgtttttgctTAAGAACAAATGCAGAAAGAGATAGATCGGGTTATTGGACAGAACAGAATTCCTACAATGGAGGACAGAAAGTCTCTTCCCTTCACTGATGCTGTGATTCATGAAGTACAGCGTTATATGGACATTGTCCCCCTAAATCTTCCCCACTATGCCATGAAAGACATTACTTTCAGAGGCTATAAAATCCCCAAGGTAACGATGGACATTTACTTTCTTTGagtattaataatgaaaaataaatgcatggTTTGAGGAGATATATTATTGATACAAAAGAATAATATTCTGGAATAATCCCCCAAAGTTGATGTGCTGTGTGAATCTGGATATTTTGTGTAATTGTAAATGGATTGTATTTCCCCAGGACACAGTAATTATTCCCATGCTGCACTCTGTCCTAAGGGATGAGGGGCAGTGGGAAACCCCTTGGACGTTTAACCCGGAACATTTTCTGGACTCAAATGGCAACTTTAAGAAGAATCCAGCCTTTATGGCCTTTTCTGCAGGTACACTCTTGTCTACAGGCcaggattttaattttaatgcttGAAGCACAGTTGCATGAGTTGGTTTACTTGTACATCTATCAGGTTACAATGTACATCTATTAAAGCGTACATTTACACCAACATTTTAATGTGGTTACCTTTATGTCATTCCAATTCTGAGATTTTTATTCAtcatgaacacaaatgaagatattgtggagtaaatctgagagctcttccatcctccatagacagcaaaggTCCATAGACACTCGAAAAAGAAAGAAaccaaaatatgtcaaaacaCACCACGTGTCTTGAGTAGTTCAGCTGTGACTGTGGACTAAATGAATTATAAAACAACTTTGATTACTTATGTCTTTCACATCAGTTGAGGTTGTGTATTTACTACAGGCAATATGTGTGATGTGTGTTGCGCTGTGTGTTTGCCTGTAGCACATATTTTAGCCTGATTGGGTAAATTCCAGCTCTTTCCAGTATATTGGTTACGAGTAGTAGGAAAAGGCCAGTCTGTCATTTTATACCAGTAAGGAGATAAGCATAAGTTTCTTGTGCAGTGGGGTTACCCAAGCATGCTGGAAAGTGGTAGGGAAAATGTTATTGCAGATGGATAAGGGATGTTAATTATCTGTGCTAATTTAATACTGGTAATATAGCTGGATTAATGTATTGTAGTAGGCTGAACAAAGAAGATATGTTTCAATCCTATGTTTGGGAAGTGAAGCAGGACAGTGTTTTCTCTGCTGTTGATCTTGAATGTTTTCTATTATGCTAATTGGAGTGctaactactttttttttctataaaaaagCTAAAATTGTCAGCTAATAAGGAAGGATGTGGAAAGATTGACAATTGAGATTATATCCTGTCCTCTCCCTCA
This genomic interval from Danio aesculapii chromosome 15, fDanAes4.1, whole genome shotgun sequence contains the following:
- the LOC130241532 gene encoding cytochrome P450 2G1, which produces MELSSSLLLVLVFTVLMLIRWKRKESGLSLPPGPLALPLIGNLLTLDKRAPFKTFMKWSKTYGSVMTVRLGPQRMVVLVGYETVKEALVDQAEDFAPRAPIPFINKVVKGYGLVISNGERWRQLRRFTLTTLRDFGMGRKRMEQWIQEESRYLVKCFEETKSKPVAPTFFFSRTVSNVICCLVFGQRFEYEDKNFLQLLQIISKLVRFLSSPWGQLYNIFPRVMEQFSSKHHAILKDIENIRTFIRNKVNEHERRLDFSDPSDFIDCFLIRLTQEKDNLDTEFHKDNLMATVLNLFLAGTETTSTTLRYALMLLIKYPQIQEQMQKEIDRVIGQNRIPTMEDRKSLPFTDAVIHEVQRYMDIVPLNLPHYAMKDITFRGYKIPKDTVIIPMLHSVLRDEGQWETPWTFNPEHFLDSNGNFKKNPAFMAFSAGKRSCVGESLARMELFLFIVSLLQKFSFSSPNGPDGIDPSPELSSFANMPRFYDLIASPR